In the genome of Candidatus Limnocylindrales bacterium, the window TTCTTATCAATGGTAATCAAATTAACTGGTCCAAGATCATTCTGGCGGGTCATTCTCAAGGAGGAGGACATGCAGCCTATATTGCTAAGGATAACGTGGTCAGTCGCGTCATTACCTTTGCTTCACCTTTTGATACCATCAGTCAGCCGGGAGATCCAAGAATCAGACCTGCAAACTGGTTACTCCAACCCCATGTAACTCCTGCAAATCGTTATTACGGTTTTGGTCATATTAACGATTTTGCACTGGATGTTCTTGTACCCATCTGGAGAGCCCAGCAATACCCGGGCGAACCTGTAAATGTAGACAGCGCAAATTCCTGGTACAATTACAGCCATCAACTTTATACTACCAGACCTCCTCGAACCGGAAATACCTATCGCGATGCGCACATGAGTATTGTTTTGGATATAGCAACCCCCTTGGACAGGAATGGATATCCCGTTTTTGCTCCTGTATGGAGGTATCTCTGCTGCTCAGGTTAACCACGTATATTTAAAGGGGCTGGTTATTTTCCTTAGAGTTATCTTCCACCCGAGGCCGCTACAGGAATATCTCCGGGCTGACCCCATATATTGAGAGTAGAAATTCTAAACCCGGAGGAAGAAGTCAGGATAAACCATTCTCCCGTAGAAGCCTGAAAAATTCCCAAGTCAGTCCGTCTATCCCCGTCAAAATCTGCCTGAACCGGGAAATCGCCAGGTCGTGATACTTTTTGAACCATTTCACCTTTTTTGAGCAAAACGATCCAGGTATGAGTGACCGATCTCCAGATGGCTACATCAGCCAGTCCATCGCCATCGTAATCTCCAGGTACCGGAAAATCTCCCGGCTGTCCCAGGATGGAAATAGTACTCCCTCCACTGGAGTTAAGGATGTACCAGGTTCCGTTGGAAGGTCGAAAAACGGCTATATCCGTTTTTCCATCTCCATCATAATCGGCCGGTGTAGGGATATCTCCGGCAATACCCCAGGAGGTAACCATAAAGTTAATGGGATTGGAGGGGGAAGATCCCGATAAAGAAATCCACCATTCTCCTGTCGCAGGCCTCCAGATAGCACGATCTGTTTTTTTGTCTCCGTCATAGTCCCCCGGAACTGGAATATCTCCCCGGATACCCCAATTCTGAACGTCCTCACTCCCATTCAAAAGAACATGCCAATCTCCTGTAGAAGGTCGCCAGAAGGCAAAATCTGCAGTTCCATTTCCATCATAATCGCCTGGAACCGGAATATCTTCAGAGGATCCGAAAAATACAGGAGAAGTTCCCAGAACTAACCACTCCCCGGTAGAAGGTCTATAAAGGGCAATATCGGCTTTACCATCTCCATTGTAATCTGCCGTGTAGGCTACCGGGACTGTGTCAGAAATTTTAGCGATAAAAGCGTCTCCGAACCCCCCCCCAAAATTTGGTTGAAGCGCATTTACGGTTGGGAAGTTGGTTGAAGCGGCTCCACCGGCTATGTAAGCGGCACCTGCCGCGTCTACGGCCACCGCAAGACCAAATTCTCGGAAAATATCATTATTACCGCCGAGGTAAGTTGCATAAACAATGGAAGAACCTGTGGCATCCAACTTCGCTAGGAAGGCATCGCTAAATCCTCCTCCAAAAGTGGATTGTATAGAATTTGCTGTAGGCATGTCGGGTGAGCTGGTATCACAAACCACGTAAATATTCCCGGAGGTATCCACGGCGATATCGTTACCGATGTCAAAGTCACTACCTCCGAGATAGGTCGAAAAAACCAGAGAAGACCCTGTTGGATTCAACTTTGCGACAAAGGCATCAAAAGCATCACTGGGATTGGTATAACCCCCCCCAAAAACTGCTTGCAGGGCATTCACGGTGGGAAAATCTAAAGAACGGGTAAAACCGGTCACATAGGCATTACCGTATTTATCTACGGCAATCCCGTGCCCAGTTTCTCCCTTACTGCCACCCAAATAAGTGGAGTAAATAAAAGCAGTACCGGTAGCATTTAGTTTTACCACGAAGGCATCGGTGGGGAAGTCTGAATCTCCCCCCGCAAAGGAAGGTTGCAAAGCCTGAGCTGTCGGAAAGTCGACCGACTCGGTAGTGCCCATGATGTAAGCATTACCCAGGGTATCGACTGCAATATCATAACCCGATTCTCGACCACTCCCCCCCAGGTAAGTAGAGTAGACAAGGGCAGAGCCTGTTGAATTTAACTTGGCCACGAAGACATCCTCGCAGGGAGGAAGGGCACAAAGAT includes:
- a CDS encoding SBBP repeat-containing protein; its protein translation is MKYYLKHLILWVGYLVWLVSGFPGPTAYLQPVFAAPPQPPLTPEQPTQIPPTYTQPSLSFEINQGQTDPEVKFLVRGSGYHLYLTPTEAVWILKKEERKARKVEQIEDLFKQDSDLYRDTSAVLRMQLIGANPQPLINGLDELPGKRNYFIGNDPDRWRTEIPTYGKVVYQDVYPGVNLVYHSHQGHLEYDWVITPGADLTAIQFSFEGVEKLEIDLNGDLVLYTPIGEIRQQKPVIYQEINGTRQVIPGRYVILNQEELTENPFLQKDRKPAKIGFQLGTYMASKTLIIDPVLIYSTYLGGSTNIYGEFGRAIAVDTLGNVYVTGTTDSINFPTQKPFQNTFNGFIDAFVAKLDSTGSTLLYATYLGGSGRDFSYGIALDPLNNIYLTGQTSSPDFPLVNPLQPKRGGFDDAFVVKLNSSGSKLIYATYLGGSESDLGHSIAVDASGNAYITGGTRSTNFPVMNPLQPNKGADLCALPPCEDVFVAKLNSTGSALVYSTYLGGSGRESGYDIAVDTLGNAYIMGTTESVDFPTAQALQPSFAGGDSDFPTDAFVVKLNATGTAFIYSTYLGGSKGETGHGIAVDKYGNAYVTGFTRSLDFPTVNALQAVFGGGYTNPSDAFDAFVAKLNPTGSSLVFSTYLGGSDFDIGNDIAVDTSGNIYVVCDTSSPDMPTANSIQSTFGGGFSDAFLAKLDATGSSIVYATYLGGNNDIFREFGLAVAVDAAGAAYIAGGAASTNFPTVNALQPNFGGGFGDAFIAKISDTVPVAYTADYNGDGKADIALYRPSTGEWLVLGTSPVFFGSSEDIPVPGDYDGNGTADFAFWRPSTGDWHVLLNGSEDVQNWGIRGDIPVPGDYDGDKKTDRAIWRPATGEWWISLSGSSPSNPINFMVTSWGIAGDIPTPADYDGDGKTDIAVFRPSNGTWYILNSSGGSTISILGQPGDFPVPGDYDGDGLADVAIWRSVTHTWIVLLKKGEMVQKVSRPGDFPVQADFDGDRRTDLGIFQASTGEWFILTSSSGFRISTLNIWGQPGDIPVAASGGR